A region from the Pempheris klunzingeri isolate RE-2024b chromosome 17, fPemKlu1.hap1, whole genome shotgun sequence genome encodes:
- the jpt2 gene encoding jupiter microtubule associated homolog 2: MTSTNMFQGLDTGTKTSSRVLQPPGGGSSNLFGGYEDDAAPSRRPNKMASKVFAPAEQPQSVPKRSNPPGGKSSGIFGEPEAPAQPQKPMPPGGQTSNIFGAAESAPVQSPCRSHPNKPKDNLSVGPEPESPAPEVKVSQPVVKVVKEEAPSPAPTPVKEEPAPVSAPAEPEPAPSSSSPPPPPPPVSDETEPKNHEPHLGPKPRSHNRVLNPPGGKSSVVFY, from the exons ATGACTTCGACGAACATGTTTCAAGGGTTGGATACTGGTACAAAAACAAGTTCAAG GGTGTTGCAGCCTCCTGGTGGTGGCTCCAGTAACCTGTTTGGCGGCTATGAAGATGATGCTGCACCATCAAGAAGACCTAATAAGATGGCCTCTAAAGTGTTTGCTCCAGCAGAGCAGCCCCAGAGTGTCCCCAAACGCTCCAATCCTCCAG GTGGGAAGAGTAGTGGAATATTTGGGGAGCCTGAAGCACCAGCTCAGCCACAGAAACCCATGCCTCCAGGTGGACAAACCAGCAACATATTTGGGGCTGCAGAAAGTGCACCTGTGCAAAGCCCATGCCGAAGCCACCCAAATAAACCAAAG GACAATCTAAGTGTGGGACCTGAACCTGAATCACCAG CACCCGAAGTCAAGGTCAGCCAACCCGTGGTGAAGGTGGTGAAGGAGGAAGCTCCCTCTCCAGCTCCGACGCCAGTCAAGGAAGAGCCTGCTCCTGTCTCAGCCCCCGCAGAGCCTGAGCCcgctccttcctcttcctcaccaccgccaccaccaccaccagtgaGCGATGAAACTGAGCCGAAGAATCACGAGCCTCATCTGGGACCCAAGCCTCGTTCTCACAACAGGGTCCTGAACCCCCCAGGAGGAAAGTCTAGCGTGGTATTCTACTGA